The genomic region ATGCCGACGCCGTGCGAGTCATGCCCCTTCAGATTCGCCTCGACGAGGTTGGTCGCGACCAGATCGGCTTCGCGGTCCGTAGATCCCCCCGCCTTGGCGATGGCACGAATGACGTCGGTGAGCGGCTCAGCCTTGACGATGCGATAGTCGGCCATTGTTGTTGCTCTTATCCCTTCACGATCCGGCGGCAATGGACCCACGCCGCTTCAATCAGGTTCTCGCTCGCCTCCGGCGTGCGGAAGGCCGAATGCGCCGACAGCGTCACGTTCGGCAGCTTCGTCAGCGGATGATCGCCGGGCAGCGGCTCGATGTTGAAGACGTCGAGACCGGCGTGGCGGATATGGCCCGACTTCAGCGCGTCGATCATGGCGGCCTCGTCGACAACAGCAGCGCGCGCGGTGTTGATGAGGATGACGCCGCGTTTCATCGCAGCGATCCTCTCGCGCGTTATCATGCCGCGCGTCTCGTCGTTGAGCAGCAGGTGCAGCGACACGACGTCGCTTCTGGCCAGCACGCTGTCGAGGTCGGTGAATTCGACGCTCGCGTGGCTCCTTGGCGAGCGGTTCCAGGCAATCACCTTCATGCCGCTGCCGGACGCGATGCGCGCGACCTCCGCGGCGATGCCGCCGAAGCCGATCAGGCCGAGCGTCTTGCCGGTGAGCTGCATGCCGTCCTCGCGCAGCCAGTTCCCGGCCCTCATCTCCCGGTCCATCATCGCGATGACGCGGGCCGAGGCCCACATCAGCGCGATCGCGGATTCCGCAACCGCCGTGTCGCCGTAGCCCTTGATCAGATGCACGGAGATGCCGAGCTCGGCGAGCTCTTCCGGATTCATGTAGCTGCGCGCGCCGGTGCCGAGGAACACGACGTGCTTCAGCCCGGTGCATTTCTTCGCGACCTCGGTCGGCAGCGCGGTGTGGTCGACGATCGCGATCTCGGCGCCGTCGAGCACTTCCGGATATTGCTCGGGCTTGATGTCGGGATTCCTGTTGATCCGCACCTTGGGATCACCGGGCTTCTCCAGCCGCTCCATGATCACGGCCAGCGATTCATTGGCGTCGACGAAAACTCCGCGCATCATTCTCTCCGGTCAGGACGCGACGCCGGCGATCGCCAGCACGGTATGCATGAGGACGTTGGTGCCTGCGGCGCAGTCGCCTTGCGTCGCATCCTCCAGCTCGTTGTGGCTGATGCCGTCCTTGCAGGGCACGAACACCATCGCCGCCGGCATGATCGTGTTGAGGTTGCAGGCGTCGTGGCCGGCGCCGGAGGTGATGCGGCGCGAGGAATAGCCGAGCGTCTTGGCCGCGTTCTCGACGGCAGCAATCAGCTTCGGATCGAAATGCGTCGGCGGCTTGCGCCAGACGAGATCGATCTTGACCTCGACCTTGCGGCGGGCGGCGATCTCGGCGATTGCCGCACGCAGATCGCGATCGAGCGCGTCCATGATGGCGTCATCGGCACTGCGGCAATCCATGGTGAAGGCGATCTCGCCGGGAATGACGTTACGCGAGGGATTTGCGATCACGGCCTCGCCGATGGTGCCGACTGCGTTCGGCCCGTGCTTCTTCGCAATCGACTCCATCGCCAGCACGATTTCGGACAAGGTCGCCAGCGCATCGCGCCGCAGCGGCATCGGCGTCGAGCCCGCGTGACTCTCGAAGCCGGAGATCTTGCCGTCGTACCAGAGCACGCCCTGACCCGAATCGACCACGCCGATGGTCTTGCCTTCGGCTTCCAGGATCGGCCCCTGCTCGATGTGCAGCTCGACGAAGCAGCCGAGCTTCTGGAAGCCGACCGGCTTGTCGCCGCGATAGCCTATGCCGTCGAGCGCCTGGCCGACGGTGGTGCCCTCGGCGTCCTTGCGCGACAAAATGTCGTCGGTGGTGAAGTCGCCGACATAGGCGGCGGAGGCCATCATTGCAGGTGCGAAACGCGAGCCTTCCTCGTTGGTCCAGTTCACGATGCAGATCGGCGCCTCGGTCTCGATGCCGGCATCATTCAGCGTGCGGATCACCTCCAGCGCGCCGAGCGTCCCCAGGATGCCGTCATACTTGCCGCCGGTCGGCTGGGTGTCGAGGTGCGAGCCGATGCCGACGGGCAGCTTCGACATGTCGCGGCCCCTGCGCAGGCCGAACATTGATCCGAGCGCGTCG from Bradyrhizobium sp. CB1015 harbors:
- a CDS encoding NAD(P)-dependent oxidoreductase — its product is MRGVFVDANESLAVIMERLEKPGDPKVRINRNPDIKPEQYPEVLDGAEIAIVDHTALPTEVAKKCTGLKHVVFLGTGARSYMNPEELAELGISVHLIKGYGDTAVAESAIALMWASARVIAMMDREMRAGNWLREDGMQLTGKTLGLIGFGGIAAEVARIASGSGMKVIAWNRSPRSHASVEFTDLDSVLARSDVVSLHLLLNDETRGMITRERIAAMKRGVILINTARAAVVDEAAMIDALKSGHIRHAGLDVFNIEPLPGDHPLTKLPNVTLSAHSAFRTPEASENLIEAAWVHCRRIVKG
- a CDS encoding Zn-dependent hydrolase, with translation MSRAATNLQIDSARLWGSIHETAQFGVTAKGGVRRLTLSSEDKQVRDWFRKACEDAGLEVHVDALGSMFGLRRGRDMSKLPVGIGSHLDTQPTGGKYDGILGTLGALEVIRTLNDAGIETEAPICIVNWTNEEGSRFAPAMMASAAYVGDFTTDDILSRKDAEGTTVGQALDGIGYRGDKPVGFQKLGCFVELHIEQGPILEAEGKTIGVVDSGQGVLWYDGKISGFESHAGSTPMPLRRDALATLSEIVLAMESIAKKHGPNAVGTIGEAVIANPSRNVIPGEIAFTMDCRSADDAIMDALDRDLRAAIAEIAARRKVEVKIDLVWRKPPTHFDPKLIAAVENAAKTLGYSSRRITSGAGHDACNLNTIMPAAMVFVPCKDGISHNELEDATQGDCAAGTNVLMHTVLAIAGVAS